The following are from one region of the Nymphaea colorata isolate Beijing-Zhang1983 chromosome 7, ASM883128v2, whole genome shotgun sequence genome:
- the LOC116257197 gene encoding disease resistance protein L6-like, protein MATKETTHLYEGKTVIKKFVVILMKVRSKNNQEKGNWKVSKDEGNDKLQTEKAAVKSSQPSSGAVQLVLLVASIQGDDGRVSPGGAPHFFGVSCGSQRHHYSSGSQKGDSASGSNEEEAWNIEDVEQSPCPAPASFESGAFQGQSSWHSNEREASSGRSGRVYQIDVFLSFIVEDTGNTFAGHLCAALEVGGIRTFMDERLQKGDQIEDMLGYIVKSKIFVPIFSRRYAQLWWCQKEVAKAVETKRLILPVYFDVEPADVRNQRGQYEDAFQRHVNDKRLSEETVSEWRDALRRASDFLGYSLATETQGHEAELIEMIARRIFGVLRENDLDVGKYQFIGINNRIKELMELIDVEEENGARMVGIHGSGGIGKTTLAKAIFNKISPNFEFCSFISNIREVCAQRNGLISLQNQLIRQLSRSREPQILDPSAGCKRIKELMDGKVILLALDDEKQLDAFACRQEWLSPKSKIIVTSRYQQVLSKASVERQCVYPVKRLSETQSLELFCCHAFGKDEPTAKLKELSKGVVQTTNGIPLILEVFGSLFSGVHCAKGWRKLLRELQENQHKMIHERLRISYNGLEKKEQQIFLDIARLIYKIDKAAPFYTWDDGHLFPHLSIQTLQRRSLIKITSDGQFEMHDEIREMGRAIVERDDCLYPYRRSRLWNGDSMLEAGAASFSGRSRGIFQFDVFLSFRGRDTRKTFTGHLYAALTRRRIHTFIDYKCLKKGESIHKLLEYIDKSKIFVPIISEATLNHSGASWRSRRG, encoded by the exons ATGGCTACAAAGGAGACAACCCACCTCTATGAAGGCAAGACTGTGATTAAGAAGTTCGTGGTGATTCTAATGAAAGTGAGAAGCAAAAATAACCAAGAGAAAGGCAACTGGAAGGTGAGTAAAGATGAAGGCAATGACAAGTTGCAGACTGAGAAAG CGGCTGTTAAGAGTTCACAACCTTCTTCTGGAGCTGTCCAATTGGTGTTACTCGTGGCATCAATTCAAGGAGATGATGGCCGCGTTTCCCCTGGCGGTGCTCctcatttttttggggtttcTTGTGGTTCTCAGCGTCATCATTATAGCTCTGGTTCTCAGAAAGGAGATTCTGCA TCGGGGTCCAATGAAGAAGAGGCCTGGAATATTGAAGACGTGGAGCAGTCGCCATGTCCGGCACCAGCATCATTTGAAAGTGGAGCATTTCAAGGACAATCATCATGGCATTCAAACGAAAGGGAAGCATCATCGGGAAGAAGCGGGAGGGTCTACCAAATTGATGTGTTCCTCAGTTTCATTGTGGAAGACACGGGGAACACTTTCGCCGGCCATCTCTGCGCAGCACTGGAAGTAGGAGGGATTCGCACCTTCATGGACGAAAGGCTTCAAAAGGGAGATCAGATCGAGGACATGCTTGGATACATTGTGAAATCGAAGATTTTTGTGCCCATCTTCTCAAGACGCTATGCTCAATTGTGGTGGTGCCAGAAGGAGGTTGCCAAGGCGGTGGAGACGAAAAGGTTGATCCTTCCAGTGTACTTCGACGTCGAGCCTGCCGACGTTAGGAATCAAAGGGGACAATACGAAGATGCATTTCAGCGTCACGTGAACGATAAGAGGTTGAGCGAGGAGACTGTAAGTGAATGGAGGGACGCATTGCGGCGAGCATCAGACTTTTTAGGTTATTCTCTTGCAACAGAGACCCAGGG GCATGAGGCGGAGCTCATTGAAATGATTGCGAGAAGGATTTTTGGAGTGCTACGCGAGAATGACTTGGATGTTGGCAAATACCAGTTTATTGGAATCAACAACCGTATCAAAGAATTGATGGAGTTAATAGATGTGGAGGAAGAGAACGGTGCGAGAATGGTAGGCATCCACGGCAGTGGAGGCATCGGGAAGACGACGCTTGCCAAAGCCATTTTCAACAAGATTTCACCAAACTTCGAATTTTGCAGCTTCATCTCAAATATAAGGGAGGTTTGTGCTCAACGTAATGGACTCATCTCCTTGCAAAACCAACTCATTCGGCAACTTTCACGATCGCGTGAGCCTCAGATACTTGACCCGAGTGCTGGGTGCAAGAGGATCAAGGAACTCATGGACGGAAAGGTTATCCTTCTTGCTCTTGATGATGAAAAGCAACTCGACGCATTCGCCTGCAGACAAGAATGGCTCAGCCCAAAAAGCAAAATCATTGTCACCTCCAGATACCAGCAAGTCCTGAGCAAAGCCAGTGTGGAAAGGCAATGTGTTTACCCGGTTAAACGTTTGAGCGAGACACAGTCTCTTGAACTGTTCTGTTGCCATGCTTTTGGCAAGGATGAGCCAACAGCAAAGCTGAAGGAATTATCTAAAGGAGTTGTGCAAACCACCAACGGCATACCGTTGATCCTTGAAGTATTCGGTTCACTATTTTCTGGCGTACATTGCGCAAAAGGATGGAGAAAGCTGTTGAGAGAATTACAGGAAAATCAACACAAAATGATCCATGAAAGACTAAGAATAAGCTATAATGGgttagaaaagaaagaacagcaAATATTTCTAGATATCGCTCGtttgatttataaaatagaTAAAGCAGCACCATTTTATACGTGGGACGATGGCCATCTTTTCCCTCATTTGTCTATTCAAACCCTGCAGCGCAGATCCTTAATCAAGATTACCAGTGATGGACagtttgaaatgcatgatgaAATACGGGAGATGGGCAGAGCGATTGTCGAAAGAGATGACTGCTTATATCCATACAGACGTAGCAGACTATGGAATGGGGACTCCATG CTGGAAGCAGGAGCAGCATCTTTCTCAGGAAGAAGTAGGGGAATCTTTCAGTTTGATGTGTTCCTCAGTTTCCGAGGAAGAGACACACGCAAAACTTTCACCGGCCATCTCTATGCAGCTCTAACCCGGAGAAGAATCCACACCTTTATAGATTACAAATGTCTGAAAAAGGGGGAGAGCATCCATAAATTGCTTGAATACATTGACAAGTCGAAGATTTTTGTGCCCATCATCTCGGAGGCTACGCTGAATCACAGTGGTGCCTCATGGAGGTCACGCAGAGGGTGA